The proteins below come from a single Iocasia fonsfrigidae genomic window:
- the araA gene encoding L-arabinose isomerase: protein MVSVDNYEVWFVTGSQHLYGEETLHQVAEHSKKIVEFFDEGDRIPVKVIYKPVMTNAEAIRDLVLAANAKKSCIGLITWMHTFSPARIWIPGLTLLQKPFVHLHTQFNRDIPWSEIDMDFMNLNQSAHGGREFGFMASRLRKNRKVVVGYWQDDTVVKQLSDWSLVAAAWQDSQGAKIARFGDNMRQVAVTEGDKVEAEIKLGYNVNGYALGDLAAYVNQVQEQEINDLIEVYKEEYNIVEELLVNGQYYDSLREAARIEVGMRAFLEDGDFKGFTTNFENLYGLKQLPGLAVQRLMADGYGFGAEGDWKTAALLRAMKVMALGKETAFMENYTYNLQPGNMQELGAHMLEVCPSIAAAKPTVEIHPLSIGDKADPVRLVFNVGPGKGLNASLIDMGNRFRLLVNEVEVISPEHDLPKLPVARAVWKPLPNLRTAAAAWILAGGAHHSGFSKVVTAEMLEDYAEIADIEFLVIDSATKIRDFKKEIKWNDIYYKIR, encoded by the coding sequence ATGGTTAGTGTAGATAATTATGAAGTTTGGTTTGTAACAGGTAGCCAACACTTATATGGTGAAGAGACTTTGCATCAGGTTGCAGAACATAGTAAAAAGATAGTGGAGTTTTTTGATGAAGGGGATAGAATTCCAGTAAAAGTTATTTATAAACCAGTAATGACAAATGCAGAAGCAATCAGGGACCTTGTATTAGCAGCAAATGCTAAAAAATCTTGTATAGGTTTAATTACCTGGATGCATACCTTTTCTCCAGCGAGAATATGGATACCGGGTTTAACCCTGCTGCAGAAACCTTTTGTTCATCTTCATACCCAGTTTAATAGGGATATACCCTGGTCAGAGATTGATATGGACTTTATGAATCTTAATCAATCTGCCCATGGTGGTCGGGAATTTGGTTTTATGGCTTCAAGATTACGTAAAAATCGGAAGGTAGTTGTCGGCTACTGGCAGGATGACACTGTTGTTAAACAACTGTCTGATTGGAGTTTGGTTGCTGCTGCCTGGCAGGATAGTCAAGGTGCCAAGATAGCGCGTTTTGGTGATAATATGCGGCAGGTAGCTGTTACAGAAGGTGATAAAGTTGAAGCTGAGATAAAATTAGGTTATAATGTTAATGGTTATGCCCTTGGTGATCTTGCTGCATATGTGAATCAGGTACAGGAGCAGGAGATTAATGATTTGATTGAAGTATATAAGGAAGAGTATAACATTGTTGAAGAATTACTGGTAAATGGCCAGTATTATGATTCTTTGAGGGAAGCTGCCCGGATTGAAGTAGGTATGAGGGCTTTTCTAGAAGATGGTGATTTTAAGGGGTTTACCACTAATTTTGAAAACCTCTATGGTTTAAAACAATTACCGGGTCTAGCTGTGCAGCGATTGATGGCTGATGGTTATGGCTTTGGAGCTGAGGGTGACTGGAAGACTGCGGCCTTACTGCGGGCGATGAAGGTAATGGCTTTAGGGAAAGAAACTGCTTTTATGGAAAATTATACTTATAATCTGCAACCTGGCAATATGCAAGAACTGGGAGCTCATATGTTAGAGGTTTGTCCTTCTATTGCTGCAGCTAAACCTACCGTAGAAATACATCCTTTATCTATTGGTGATAAGGCCGATCCGGTAAGGTTAGTTTTTAATGTTGGTCCAGGAAAAGGTTTAAATGCTTCACTTATAGATATGGGTAATAGGTTCCGCCTTCTGGTGAATGAAGTAGAAGTAATTTCACCAGAACATGATCTACCGAAGTTGCCAGTAGCCAGAGCCGTCTGGAAACCGCTACCTAATTTGAGGACTGCAGCAGCTGCCTGGATTTTAGCAGGGGGGGCTCATCATTCTGGTTTTAGTAAGGTGGTAACGGCCGAGATGTTGGAAGATTATGCTGAAATAGCGGATATAGAATTTTTAGTGATTGACTCAGCTACCAAAATAAGAGATTTCAAGAAAGAGATCAAATGGAACGATATTTACTATAAAATAAGATGA
- a CDS encoding sugar ABC transporter ATP-binding protein produces MEKGNPLLKIDGISKSFYGTQALKDVSLEISSGEIHAICGENGAGKSTLMNVMTGIIQADSGEMYFEGEKLVDLSPRLSQGKGISIVHQELSLCQHMSVAENIFMGRVPTKKNEIVDFKKMRQDSAGILERLATEIDPATAVRDLSLSQQQMVEIAKALSINTKILILDEPTSSLTDTEAQTLFKNLRRLKEDGIAIFFISHRLNEIFEICDTYTVLRDGELIESGSIKDVSPDDIVRLMVGRELSNAYPDKGTTVGKTVLEVKNISCEDLFSNISFSVKEKEILGIFGLVGAGRSEVARAIFGIAPIDEGELVLFDQDITSSDVNEKIAEGLVYITEDRKTQGLFLNMDIQANIIAADLEQVSKGNLLDNKLEKSLSNKYVEEMNTRYSSLKQPVKSLSGGNQQKVLLGKWLAVNPRVIILDEPTRGIDVGAKFEIHSKLRELSEKGHGIVVISSELPEILGISDRILIMHQGEIVGELSAEEATEEKIMMYASGRKREKN; encoded by the coding sequence ATGGAAAAAGGAAATCCACTTTTAAAAATTGATGGTATTAGTAAATCTTTTTATGGGACACAGGCCTTAAAAGATGTAAGCCTGGAGATTAGTTCTGGTGAGATTCATGCAATATGTGGTGAAAATGGTGCCGGAAAATCTACTTTGATGAACGTTATGACAGGGATTATACAGGCAGATTCTGGTGAAATGTATTTTGAAGGAGAAAAGCTGGTAGATTTGTCTCCCAGGTTATCTCAGGGAAAGGGAATTAGTATTGTTCATCAGGAGTTAAGTCTGTGTCAGCATATGAGTGTTGCTGAGAATATCTTTATGGGACGGGTTCCTACTAAAAAAAATGAAATCGTTGATTTTAAGAAAATGCGTCAGGATTCTGCTGGGATTTTAGAAAGATTGGCTACTGAGATTGACCCGGCAACAGCTGTCAGGGATTTGAGTCTATCTCAGCAGCAGATGGTTGAGATAGCTAAGGCATTATCGATTAATACTAAGATACTAATTCTGGATGAACCTACTTCTTCTTTAACAGATACAGAAGCCCAGACACTATTTAAAAACCTAAGACGTTTAAAAGAAGATGGTATTGCGATATTCTTTATCAGCCACCGCTTAAATGAAATTTTTGAGATCTGTGATACCTATACTGTTTTAAGGGATGGGGAATTAATAGAAAGTGGTTCTATAAAGGATGTTAGTCCTGATGATATTGTACGCTTAATGGTAGGGAGAGAATTAAGTAATGCCTATCCAGACAAGGGTACTACTGTGGGAAAGACTGTTTTGGAGGTTAAAAATATCTCTTGTGAGGACTTGTTCTCCAATATAAGTTTTTCTGTAAAAGAAAAAGAAATTTTGGGAATATTCGGATTGGTTGGGGCAGGCCGAAGTGAGGTGGCTAGAGCAATTTTTGGAATTGCTCCTATAGATGAAGGTGAATTAGTACTCTTTGATCAAGATATCACTTCCAGTGATGTAAATGAAAAAATTGCTGAAGGGCTAGTTTATATTACTGAAGATAGAAAGACCCAGGGGTTATTTTTAAATATGGATATACAGGCTAATATAATTGCAGCTGACCTTGAACAGGTTAGTAAAGGTAATCTTCTGGATAATAAATTAGAAAAAAGTTTAAGTAATAAATATGTGGAAGAGATGAATACTCGTTATAGTTCATTAAAGCAACCCGTTAAGAGCCTAAGTGGTGGTAATCAACAAAAGGTATTACTGGGAAAATGGTTAGCTGTTAACCCTAGAGTGATTATTCTGGATGAGCCTACCCGGGGTATAGATGTTGGAGCAAAATTTGAGATACACTCTAAACTCAGAGAACTATCAGAGAAGGGGCATGGCATAGTTGTTATTTCCTCTGAATTACCTGAAATATTAGGTATTAGTGATCGCATTTTAATAATGCATCAAGGAGAAATTGTGGGTGAACTCTCTGCAGAAGAGGCCACAGAGGAGAAAATCATGATGTATGCTTCTGGTAGAAAGAGAGAAAAAAACTAG
- a CDS encoding GntR family transcriptional regulator, with product MENAKNLSKYIIAKNFYLDYINKKDLTGGELLPSELEVSKKLEFSRDTVRRALNELEKEGYINRERGRGTFYTRPKKRFEEKRVAILTTYVRNYIFPSIISGIEEVVSAKHYTLTLANTNNDPALEREHLRKIIDSGVDGLIIEPTKSVENKNKDLYQEIFKAEIPFIMINAMYKELNTAYVILDDLQGGYMSTKYVLQLGHRKIAGIFKKDDLQGVYRKKGFVNALEEYGINPDEIDIGGYLTNEASSYSYYYADKIINSDKRPTAIVCYNDEIAVKVIDAINDNGLSIPEDISVVGYDDSVLATTGGIRLTSIKHPKVKMGKKAARLLFNMIEMDVEQPSFIYEPELIVRSSCKEI from the coding sequence TTGGAGAATGCCAAAAACCTATCTAAGTATATTATTGCTAAGAACTTTTATTTAGATTATATAAATAAAAAAGATTTAACTGGTGGTGAATTACTTCCGTCAGAGTTAGAGGTATCAAAAAAATTAGAATTTAGCAGGGATACTGTCAGAAGGGCTCTTAATGAACTGGAAAAAGAGGGGTATATTAATAGAGAGAGAGGCAGAGGTACTTTCTATACCAGGCCGAAAAAACGTTTTGAAGAAAAAAGAGTTGCTATTTTAACTACTTATGTAAGGAACTATATCTTTCCATCGATTATATCGGGGATTGAAGAGGTAGTAAGTGCCAAACATTATACCCTTACTCTGGCCAATACAAATAATGACCCTGCTCTGGAAAGAGAACATCTACGTAAGATTATTGACTCTGGTGTTGATGGTTTGATTATCGAGCCTACTAAAAGTGTTGAAAATAAAAATAAGGATTTATATCAGGAAATCTTTAAGGCCGAAATACCCTTTATAATGATTAATGCTATGTATAAGGAATTAAATACAGCCTATGTGATTTTGGATGATTTGCAGGGTGGTTATATGTCCACAAAATATGTCTTACAGTTAGGACACAGGAAGATAGCTGGTATTTTCAAAAAGGATGACCTACAGGGAGTCTATCGTAAAAAGGGTTTTGTGAATGCCCTGGAGGAATATGGAATTAATCCTGATGAGATTGATATTGGTGGATATTTGACTAATGAGGCTTCTTCATATTCATATTATTACGCAGATAAGATTATTAATAGTGATAAACGTCCGACTGCAATAGTATGTTATAATGATGAAATTGCGGTAAAAGTAATAGATGCTATTAATGACAATGGATTAAGTATACCAGAAGATATTTCAGTAGTTGGTTATGATGATTCAGTGCTGGCTACTACTGGTGGTATAAGATTGACCAGTATTAAACACCCGAAGGTAAAAATGGGTAAGAAGGCAGCCAGATTATTGTTTAATATGATTGAAATGGATGTTGAACAACCTTCTTTTATTTATGAACCGGAGTTAATTGTTCGTTCATCGTGTAAAGAGATTTAA
- a CDS encoding L-ribulose-5-phosphate 4-epimerase, which translates to MLEELKEIVLEANLELKRKNLVIYTWGNVSGISREDGLIVIKPSGVAYDQLTVDKMVVVDLEGNIVEGDLKPSSDTATHLVLYKNFKEIGGVVHTHSPMATSWAQSGRDIPCYGTTHADYFYQEIPCTRIMTVEEVDSAYEVYTGKVIVERFRDKDYNYTPGVLVAGHGPFTWGIDPDNAVHNGVVLEEVAKMALNTFLLNKTSKGVPDYVMNKHFYRKHGKNAYYGQ; encoded by the coding sequence GTGTTAGAAGAATTAAAAGAAATAGTATTAGAGGCAAATTTAGAATTAAAACGTAAAAACCTTGTTATTTATACCTGGGGAAATGTAAGTGGAATTAGTCGTGAAGATGGTTTGATTGTAATTAAACCCAGCGGAGTTGCTTATGATCAATTAACTGTCGATAAGATGGTAGTGGTTGACCTGGAGGGAAATATAGTAGAAGGCGATCTAAAACCATCTTCTGATACTGCTACTCATCTTGTTCTTTATAAAAATTTCAAAGAAATTGGCGGTGTTGTACATACCCATTCTCCAATGGCAACAAGTTGGGCGCAGTCGGGTCGCGATATACCCTGTTATGGAACAACCCATGCCGATTATTTTTATCAGGAAATCCCCTGTACAAGAATTATGACTGTCGAGGAAGTGGATAGTGCCTATGAAGTGTACACTGGTAAGGTTATAGTAGAAAGGTTTAGAGATAAAGATTATAATTATACACCGGGTGTTCTGGTGGCTGGCCATGGGCCTTTTACCTGGGGAATTGATCCGGATAATGCTGTTCATAATGGTGTAGTACTGGAAGAGGTAGCTAAAATGGCGCTTAATACTTTTCTCTTAAATAAAACTAGCAAAGGTGTGCCTGATTATGTAATGAATAAACATTTTTATCGAAAACATGGGAAAAATGCTTATTATGGACAATAA
- a CDS encoding substrate-binding domain-containing protein, protein MKKYLFLLLTVAVLSVGFSGVVAASPLQGSEDDVYYMVTFVSGIEYWKPAFKGMEAAAKNLGVTVKYTGANDYDINQQVTVLEQVIAKKPAGILLTCINPDALKRPINGAIEQGIPVVTFDADSPKSDRYSFLATSNYSAGVKAARYLAELNNEKGEVGLITIPGQLNHEERAAGFKETIANEYPNMEVASVQDGKSDQAASAAAMGAMLQAHPNLVGVFTTEASTGVGAATAVKEADKVGDVNIISFDVDKGTLDFVKSGVIDATIAQGTWTMGYWGEMFLFHLANDLLTPIDGDWKTAKVAPLPAYVDTGVSIVTKDNVEYFYGK, encoded by the coding sequence ATGAAAAAGTATCTATTTTTATTATTGACTGTAGCAGTATTAAGTGTTGGCTTTAGTGGGGTTGTTGCGGCAAGTCCGTTGCAGGGAAGTGAAGATGATGTCTATTATATGGTTACCTTTGTCTCTGGTATTGAATACTGGAAACCAGCTTTTAAAGGTATGGAAGCAGCAGCTAAAAACCTTGGTGTTACTGTAAAATATACTGGTGCCAATGATTATGATATTAATCAGCAAGTAACAGTATTAGAACAAGTTATTGCCAAAAAACCGGCTGGTATACTTTTGACATGTATTAATCCAGATGCCCTTAAAAGACCAATTAATGGGGCTATTGAGCAAGGGATTCCTGTGGTGACCTTTGATGCAGATTCACCAAAATCGGATCGTTATTCATTCCTGGCTACTTCAAACTATTCTGCTGGTGTAAAAGCTGCTAGATATCTGGCCGAATTAAATAATGAAAAGGGAGAAGTAGGACTGATAACAATTCCTGGTCAGTTAAATCATGAAGAAAGGGCTGCTGGATTTAAAGAAACTATTGCCAATGAATATCCTAATATGGAAGTAGCCTCTGTACAGGATGGCAAATCAGACCAGGCTGCTTCTGCTGCAGCTATGGGAGCTATGCTGCAGGCCCATCCTAATTTAGTAGGTGTCTTTACTACTGAGGCCTCTACTGGTGTTGGTGCGGCAACTGCTGTAAAAGAGGCTGACAAGGTTGGAGATGTTAACATTATTAGTTTTGATGTTGATAAGGGTACTCTGGATTTTGTAAAATCTGGTGTAATCGATGCAACAATTGCTCAGGGTACCTGGACAATGGGGTATTGGGGGGAAATGTTCCTTTTCCACCTGGCAAATGACCTTCTAACTCCAATTGATGGTGATTGGAAGACCGCCAAGGTTGCCCCACTACCTGCTTATGTAGATACTGGTGTTAGCATTGTAACAAAAGATAATGTTGAATACTTCTATGGTAAATAA
- a CDS encoding GNAT family N-acetyltransferase has translation MSRVDSVIEVIKFIEEHLTEKLDLELIANAVNYSKYHLHRMFTDTVGLTIHDYVQRRQITEAAKLLVFSEKPIIDIALKAGYESQQAFTTIFKAMYKESPLQFRKNEVFYPLQLEYKFDNHLDLLKEKPNAKREILLATKADIPLWMDLVRLVIDGFPKLKEDKHVKVLKHYIKKNSAFIMKEGSIVIGIMMISFKTGSIDFLGVHPLYRNQGLTQLFLDKVICELLTNKQISITTFRKGDKADTGYRKILKDFGFAEAELLTEFGYPTQKMILPKGLEGCIDNE, from the coding sequence TTGAGCAGGGTTGACAGTGTAATTGAGGTCATTAAATTTATTGAAGAACATCTTACAGAAAAATTGGATTTAGAGCTAATTGCAAACGCTGTTAATTATTCAAAATATCATCTGCATCGCATGTTTACAGATACAGTTGGCTTGACAATACACGATTATGTGCAACGACGACAAATTACTGAAGCAGCAAAACTCCTGGTGTTTTCTGAAAAACCAATAATAGATATTGCTTTAAAAGCAGGATATGAAAGCCAACAGGCTTTTACCACTATTTTTAAAGCAATGTACAAAGAATCTCCACTTCAATTTAGAAAAAATGAGGTGTTTTATCCATTACAGCTTGAATATAAATTTGACAATCACCTTGATTTGCTAAAAGAAAAACCGAACGCAAAACGCGAAATCCTGCTTGCTACCAAGGCAGATATTCCACTTTGGATGGACTTAGTACGCCTTGTTATTGACGGGTTTCCCAAGCTTAAAGAAGATAAGCATGTCAAGGTACTAAAACATTACATCAAGAAAAATAGTGCGTTCATTATGAAAGAAGGCTCTATAGTTATCGGAATTATGATGATTTCCTTTAAAACAGGAAGTATTGATTTCTTAGGAGTTCACCCACTTTATCGAAACCAGGGACTTACCCAATTGTTTTTAGATAAGGTGATTTGTGAACTTTTGACAAATAAGCAAATCAGTATAACCACATTCCGTAAAGGAGACAAAGCGGATACGGGGTATAGAAAAATCCTAAAGGATTTTGGTTTTGCCGAGGCAGAATTGTTGACCGAATTTGGTTACCCAACACAAAAAATGATATTGCCAAAAGGATTGGAGGGGTGTATAGATAATGAATAA
- a CDS encoding ABC transporter permease, with protein sequence MEKANQSLFKKIISFRETSLTLIILCLMLILTFVTPGFLTKYNINTTLIGLSMDGIMAVGMVLVLVLGGIDLSVGSVMALSNVTAGIVAMHYGLNIWLSVLIAMFISILAGLTIGKLITKIKLNPFITTLSMMSIARGIAYIFTEGSPVSLGEISVVFDWIGRGKILGIPNPGIILLLIVIVMDFLMRKSKTFREIYYIGSNEQAAAFSGINVNKRKLMVYILCSFLSGLAGVITLARFGVATPTAGVGAELRAIAGAVIGGASLNGGEGTVLGALLGIILVALVNNALVLLNVSVYWQSLVTGLVLLTAVIVDMRVHNKKN encoded by the coding sequence ATGGAGAAGGCGAATCAGAGTCTATTTAAAAAAATTATATCTTTTAGAGAAACTTCATTAACTTTAATTATTTTATGTCTTATGCTTATCTTAACATTTGTTACCCCGGGTTTTTTAACCAAATATAATATTAATACTACATTAATTGGTTTATCAATGGATGGTATCATGGCTGTTGGTATGGTTCTGGTTTTGGTTTTAGGGGGGATTGATTTATCTGTTGGTTCTGTTATGGCTCTATCTAATGTTACAGCTGGTATTGTTGCTATGCACTATGGTTTAAATATCTGGCTTTCTGTTTTAATAGCGATGTTTATATCCATTCTAGCGGGTTTAACAATTGGAAAGCTGATAACCAAAATAAAACTAAATCCCTTTATCACGACTTTAAGTATGATGTCAATTGCCCGGGGTATAGCCTATATCTTTACTGAAGGGTCACCTGTTAGTTTGGGTGAAATTTCCGTGGTTTTTGATTGGATTGGTAGAGGGAAAATACTAGGCATACCTAACCCAGGTATAATTCTTTTGTTGATTGTTATTGTAATGGATTTTCTAATGAGGAAGTCTAAGACATTTCGGGAAATTTATTATATAGGTTCAAATGAACAGGCTGCTGCATTTTCAGGGATTAATGTTAATAAAAGGAAATTGATGGTTTATATATTGTGTTCCTTTTTATCTGGTTTAGCAGGGGTTATTACTCTGGCACGTTTTGGTGTTGCTACTCCAACTGCAGGTGTTGGGGCTGAACTTCGTGCAATTGCGGGTGCAGTTATTGGTGGTGCAAGCCTGAATGGTGGAGAAGGTACTGTTCTGGGGGCATTACTGGGAATAATACTAGTGGCCTTGGTAAATAATGCCCTGGTTTTATTAAATGTATCAGTTTACTGGCAGAGTCTTGTTACTGGCCTGGTATTACTAACAGCAGTTATCGTAGATATGAGGGTTCATAACAAGAAAAATTAG